One Coffea arabica cultivar ET-39 chromosome 5e, Coffea Arabica ET-39 HiFi, whole genome shotgun sequence DNA segment encodes these proteins:
- the LOC113687863 gene encoding glutamate receptor 2.8, whose translation MRKKQTHDTLLFLALFFFSDELLVARTTSTIDVDVGLVLDMNSWAGKMSSRCISMAFSDFYASHSHYKTRLVLHTRDSNNSVIGAAHAASDLMTNAKVQAILGPQTSMQANFLINLGQDAEIPIVSFSATSPTLSSLRSAYFIRATLNDSCQAQAISSLLQTFGWREAVPIYVDTEFGEGIIPYLTDALQEAETHIPYRSVIHPSATDGEIAAELYKLMTMQTRVFIVHMPPILGYRLFDRAKEVGMMTEEYVWIITTGITNHLSFLHLFAKESMQGVIGVKPHVPRRKKLNRFIARWKRKYVKDNVDVTFFGLWAYDAATALAIAVENALAKETRPSSAFHLESGVSQIGKHLPEVISRTKFNGLTGTFNVLDGQLQSSDFQIVNILSNGERGVGFWTPDRGITRTLQPTTSESHSSSKANLKGIIWPGDSTSTPKGWVIPTNGKKLRVGIPVRSGPNEFVNIIRDPCTNKTTFTGYSIDVFDSLMKMLPYYVPYEYVPFAKSDGESAGTYDDLVYQVFLKNYDAAVGDITIRANRSTYVDFTQPYAESGITMVVPVYDRRSKNAWVFLKPLTWDLWVISACFFVFIGFVIWILVHRTNEEFSGSSPHQVATGFWFSFSILVFAHREKIVSNLARFVVIIWCFVVLILTQSYTASLASMLTMQQLEPTITHMQDLIRKDDNVGYAKGSFVLGFLKHMKFAESRLKEYDTLDDLDVLFTKDKAHGGIAAVFGEVPYMKLFLSKYCSKYAMVSPAIKTDGFGFAFPIGSPLVPDISRAVLNLTEGDKIVGIENEWLGQQTSCPEQTTLVSSHSLGLNSFWGLFLIVGIASFTALIIYGAMFIYEHRLSLSKLHAKDLWDKITICFRKREEEQDSGGLQMMNRSMQSSRHLQKTNHSILSMRTSSSSSSVSSRSSSGLLTVADVNLFALREGGNSFV comes from the exons ATGAGGAAGAAACAAACTCATGATACTCTACTTTTCCTAGCTCTATTCTTTTTCTCCGATGAATTATTAGTGGCGCGGACAACTAGCACTATAGATGTTGATGTAGGTTTGGTTCTTGATATGAATTCATGGGCTGGGAAGATGTCTTCAAGATGCATCTCCATGGCCTTTTCTGATTTTTATGCCTCCCATTCTCATTACAAGACCAGGCTGGTTCTGCACACTAGGGACTCCAACAATAGCGTTATTGGTGCTGCTCATGCAG CTAGTGATCTAATGACAAATGCAAAAGTGCAAGCCATTCTTGGACCACAAACATCTATGCAAGCCAATTttcttatcaatctaggacaggaTGCTGAGATTCCCATCGTTTCATTTTCTGCTACAAGCCCTACTCTTTCCTCTCTTAGAAGTGCATACTTCATACGAGCTACTCTAAACGATTCATGTCAAGCACAAGCAATTAGTTCCCTGCTTCAAACCTTTGGATGGAGAGAAGCAGTGCCAATCTACGTAGACACTGAGTTCGGAGAAGGGATTATTCCATACTTGACTGACGCCTTGCAAGAAGCTGAGACTCATATCCCTTATAGAAGTGTAATTCATCCATCAGCAACTGATGGTGAGATTGCTGCAGAACTCTACAAGTTGATGACCATGCAAACTAGAGTTTTCATTGTGCATATGCCTCCCATTCTTGGCTACCGTCTTTTTGATCGAGCAAAAGAGGTAGGGATGATGACTGAAGAATACGTTTGGATCATAACTACAGGGATCACTAACCACCTAAGTTTTCTACATCTTTTTGCCAAAGAATCGATGCAGGGGGTAATAGGAGTAAAACCTCATGTTCCGAGGAGGAAAAAGCTTAACCGGTTCATTGCTCGCTGGAAAAGGAAATATGTCAAGGACAATGTAGATGTTACTTTCTTTGGCTTATGGGCTTATGATGCAGCTACTGCACTAGCAATAGCAGTTGAAAATGCTCTAGCAAAGGAAACTAGGCCTTCAAGTGCATTCCACCTTGAGTCTGGGGTCTCTCAAATTGGAAAACACCTCCCAGAAGTAATATCAAGAACCAAATTTAATGGCCTCACTGGGACATTCAATGTGCTCGATGGACAACTACAATCATCAGACTTTCAGATCGTCAATATCCTCAGTAACGGGGAGCGGGGAGTTGGCTTTTGGACCCCAGACAGGGGAATTACTAGGACACTTCAACCTACAACTTCTGAATCACACTCTTCTTCGAAAGCCAATTTAAAAGGGATTATATGGCCTGGTGATTCCACATCCACCCCAAAGGGTTGGGTAATACCAACAAATGGGAAGAAGTTGAGAGTAGGAATCCCAGTCAGGAGTGGTCCTAATGAATTTGTTAACATAATAAGAGATCCTTGCACTAACAAGACGACTTTTACAGGGTACTCGATAGATGTTTTTGATTCTTTAATGAAAATGCTTCCATATTATGTTCCTTATGAATATGTTCCATTTGCAAAGTCAGATGGTGAGAGTGCTGGTACCTATGATGACTTGGTCTATCAGGTTTTCCTTAAG AATTATGATGCTGCTGTGGGAGATATTACCATTAGAGCTAACAGGTCTACATATGTTGACTTCACACAACCATATGCTGAATCTGGCATCACAATGGTTGTGCCTGTCTACGACAGGAGGAGTAAGAATGCGTGGGTTTTCTTGAAGCCACTGACTTGGGACCTCTGGGTCATTAGTGCTTGCTTCTTTGTTTTCATTGGTTTTGTGATTTGGATTCTTGTGCATCGGACGAATGAAGAATTTTCTGGATCTAGTCCACATCAAGTTGCCACTGGTTTCTGGTTCTCCTTTTCAATCTTGGTCTTTGCTCATA GGGAGAAAATAGTGAGCAACTTAGCTAGGTTCGTGGTGATTATATGGTGTTTTGTGGTTCTAATCTTAACTCAGAGTTACACGGCCAGCTTAGCATCAATGTTGACCATGCAACAGCTTGAGCCAACTATCACTCATATGCAAGATCTCATAAGGAAAGATGACAATGTAGGCTACGCAAAGGGCTCTTTTGTTTTAGGATTCTTAAAGCACATGAAGTTTGCTGAGTCGAGGCTTAAGGAATATGACACTCTAGATGATTTGGATGTACTTTTCACCAAGGACAAAGCTCACGGTGGTATTgctgctgtttttggtgaagtACCTTATATGAAGCTTTTCCTGTCAAAGTATTGCTCAAAATATGCCATGGTCAGCCCGGCAATCAAGACTGATGGATTTGGCTTT GCATTCCCAATAGGTTCCCCACTTGTACCTGATATATCAAGAGCAGTCCTAAATCTCACGGAAGGGGATAAAATAGTTGGGATTGAGAATGAGTGGCTTGGGCAGCAAACTAGTTGTCCAGAACAAACCACTTTGGTATCATCACATAGTCTAGGACTCAACAGTTTCTGGGGCCTATTTCTTATTGTTGGAATTGCTTCGTTCACTGCCCTCATCATCTATGGAGCTATGTTCATTTATGAACACAGGCTTTCACTAAGCAAATTACATGCAAAAGATTTGTGGGATAAGATAACCATATGCTTCAGGA